A portion of the Eubacterium maltosivorans genome contains these proteins:
- a CDS encoding restriction endonuclease subunit S: MNYLTELLAFYRWLETNPVSPLLQSYWHLLMYYNNKAAVQGGDGGWYWPVCFRLPNTVLMRLLSIKDRRVLLRQRQYLIDHGRVTYQKDTGQRSGIYRMTPFDSGLTVAALPSEKGHSVTQIWTQTVPQSVTQVSPFININNKQASLLYCNQESPPDIHGFNLLPPLTESEKAAIKALYPDDEVAAFNAMWAAREKKQ, encoded by the coding sequence TTGAACTACCTGACCGAGCTACTGGCCTTTTACAGATGGCTGGAGACCAATCCTGTCAGCCCGCTGCTCCAGTCCTACTGGCATCTGCTCATGTATTACAACAACAAGGCCGCCGTCCAGGGAGGGGACGGCGGCTGGTACTGGCCTGTTTGTTTCAGGCTTCCGAACACTGTGCTCATGCGCCTTTTGAGCATCAAAGACCGGCGGGTTTTGCTGCGACAAAGACAGTACCTCATTGACCACGGCCGTGTGACGTACCAAAAGGACACAGGACAGCGGTCAGGCATTTACCGCATGACGCCCTTTGACAGCGGCCTGACGGTTGCTGCCCTGCCATCGGAAAAGGGTCACAGTGTGACACAAATCTGGACACAAACTGTCCCGCAGTCTGTGACACAAGTGTCCCCGTTCATAAATATAAATAATAAACAAGCTTCTCTATTGTATTGTAATCAGGAGTCGCCGCCCGATATTCACGGCTTTAATCTGCTGCCTCCCCTCACCGAATCCGAGAAGGCCGCCATCAAAGCCCTGTACCCGGACGACGAGGTGGCCGCCTTTAACGCTATGTGGGCGGCCAGAGAGAAGAAACAGTAG
- a CDS encoding dihydroxyacetone kinase subunit L codes for MSVETLKIKNMLLTSANKIISNVENLTRLDCELGDGDHGTTMEKIAKALVTEVDAWNEETDLKEALEALNDTLEDISGGSAAPLFGSFVCGMADAADPSQDTDAFIKTILLGAYEEFFDTSGAKPGGKSMMDAIYPATEVIRSADKINQEVLNQAAKAAREGSDATSDMLGKYGRARYIGDRAIGHTDPGSVSFALFYEGLAEGYAL; via the coding sequence ATGTCAGTAGAAACCTTAAAAATCAAAAACATGTTATTGACATCTGCTAATAAAATTATAAGCAACGTCGAAAACTTAACCAGGCTGGATTGCGAGCTGGGTGATGGCGACCACGGAACCACCATGGAAAAGATCGCCAAAGCGCTGGTGACCGAAGTGGACGCCTGGAACGAAGAAACCGACCTGAAAGAAGCACTGGAAGCCCTGAACGATACCCTTGAGGATATCAGCGGCGGCTCCGCTGCCCCGCTTTTTGGCTCTTTTGTCTGTGGCATGGCCGATGCGGCCGACCCCAGCCAGGATACCGACGCCTTTATTAAGACCATCCTGCTTGGCGCCTATGAAGAATTTTTCGATACATCCGGCGCAAAGCCCGGTGGAAAATCCATGATGGACGCCATTTACCCTGCGACCGAGGTGATCCGAAGCGCCGATAAGATTAATCAGGAAGTCCTGAACCAGGCCGCCAAAGCCGCCCGTGAAGGCTCCGACGCAACCTCAGATATGCTTGGCAAGTATGGACGCGCCCGCTACATCGGCGACCGCGCCATCGGCCATACCGACCCTGGCTCCGTATCCTTTGCCCTGTTCTACGAAGGTCTGGCAGAAGGCTATGCCCTTTAA
- a CDS encoding YcbK family protein — MNIIHKRIGRSIFFIIFILVACIFFANLVPVREAETQEAGEIQQAQLPPVLVTEPLPEPERPPDGAVIDHPLPEDPIITDGPWASAHFLMAEYACDCAGYCDGWPAEMDPELLERVEALRCCFDRPVIITSGVRCEERNAEVGGIENSWHLSGHAADLYCPGVPCDVVAAEARELGLGVIEYPDRQFDHVEIWK; from the coding sequence ATGAACATCATTCACAAACGCATTGGTCGAAGCATCTTTTTTATCATTTTCATCCTCGTTGCCTGTATATTTTTCGCGAACCTGGTCCCTGTGCGGGAGGCGGAAACTCAGGAAGCAGGGGAAATCCAGCAGGCACAGCTGCCTCCGGTTTTGGTGACGGAGCCGCTGCCAGAGCCTGAAAGACCGCCGGACGGAGCGGTGATCGACCACCCGCTGCCAGAGGATCCTATTATCACCGATGGCCCCTGGGCGTCGGCCCACTTCCTGATGGCAGAGTATGCCTGCGACTGCGCGGGCTACTGTGACGGCTGGCCGGCAGAGATGGACCCGGAGCTGCTGGAGCGGGTGGAGGCGCTGCGGTGCTGTTTTGACCGGCCGGTTATCATCACCTCTGGGGTGCGTTGCGAGGAGCGCAACGCCGAGGTGGGCGGCATCGAAAACTCCTGGCACCTGAGTGGACACGCGGCGGATCTGTACTGCCCCGGAGTGCCCTGTGATGTGGTGGCGGCCGAGGCCCGGGAGCTGGGCCTGGGGGTCATCGAATACCCGGACCGGCAGTTTGACCATGTGGAAATCTGGAAGTGA
- a CDS encoding DUF2922 domain-containing protein, protein MAVEQKKELVMYFERTDGKEFRMTIPHYKEGITDEEVKTGAAGIVTDDIFKPEGFALARLAGAKRVDTTDVAVE, encoded by the coding sequence ATGGCAGTAGAACAGAAAAAAGAACTGGTAATGTACTTTGAGCGCACCGACGGCAAGGAATTCAGAATGACCATCCCGCATTACAAGGAGGGGATCACCGATGAGGAAGTTAAAACCGGCGCGGCCGGCATCGTGACCGACGACATCTTCAAGCCCGAAGGCTTTGCACTCGCCAGGCTGGCCGGCGCCAAGCGCGTAGACACCACCGACGTGGCAGTTGAGTAA
- the lsrF gene encoding 3-hydroxy-5-phosphonooxypentane-2,4-dione thiolase, translated as MADKDGNKHAKDFGFDRPAENKSFHVKGMENVDWGMKTRLSQIFDPKSGNTIMLAFDHGYIMGPTQGLERLDLAIPPLMDYADVLMGTRGALRTCIPPDCKKAIALRCSAGSSVLKDDMSHEVVGVDIEDAIRMNATCMAIQSFIGSEGECESIHNIVKTIDAGNRYGIPTLGVVAVGKEMERTTKYFSLATRMLAEFGAQIVKVYYCDNFEEVAAACPVPLVIAGGKKIPEAEALEMAYQAISRGAHGVDMGRNVFQADDPKAMIQAIREVVHNGRTGAEAYECYLDLKK; from the coding sequence ATGGCAGATAAAGACGGCAACAAACACGCAAAAGATTTCGGCTTTGACCGGCCGGCAGAAAATAAAAGTTTCCACGTCAAGGGCATGGAAAACGTGGACTGGGGCATGAAAACCCGCCTGTCCCAGATCTTTGACCCCAAAAGCGGCAACACCATCATGCTTGCCTTTGACCACGGCTATATCATGGGGCCAACCCAGGGTCTCGAACGCCTGGACCTGGCCATCCCGCCGCTCATGGACTACGCCGACGTGCTCATGGGCACCCGGGGCGCACTGCGCACCTGCATTCCACCAGACTGCAAAAAAGCCATCGCACTGCGCTGCTCCGCGGGCAGCTCTGTCCTGAAGGATGATATGAGCCACGAGGTGGTAGGCGTCGACATTGAGGACGCCATCCGTATGAATGCCACCTGTATGGCCATCCAGTCCTTCATCGGCTCAGAAGGCGAATGCGAAAGCATCCATAACATTGTTAAAACCATCGACGCCGGCAACCGCTACGGCATTCCTACCCTCGGCGTTGTGGCCGTAGGCAAGGAAATGGAACGCACCACCAAATATTTCTCTCTGGCAACCCGCATGCTGGCAGAATTTGGTGCACAGATCGTCAAGGTCTACTACTGTGATAACTTTGAGGAAGTGGCAGCTGCCTGCCCGGTGCCCCTCGTTATTGCCGGCGGCAAGAAAATCCCAGAGGCCGAAGCCCTCGAAATGGCTTACCAGGCCATCAGCCGCGGCGCCCACGGCGTCGATATGGGCCGCAACGTCTTCCAGGCAGACGACCCCAAAGCCATGATTCAGGCCATCCGCGAGGTCGTTCACAACGGACGCACCGGCGCAGAAGCCTACGAATGCTATCTGGACTTGAAGAAATAA
- a CDS encoding sigma-70 family RNA polymerase sigma factor, with translation MSDYKAIDEYVQCYQTGQKSPKGSPERERGKNAAEMLLMTFKPLILSTMQRTPGIAPSCYEDACQDGCLAFLEGIMKFDPGHGAAFNAFIKSHLQLYYRKWQCGQFNRSVTAETQLSEPESGCEGLSLEEVITDETVDLEGRYIESESRQRLWQSVEALSARQGRVVYQLFHERKSLVQIAEEMGVTHKAVRNLRDKGLKNLKKSLKGVPF, from the coding sequence TTGAGCGATTACAAAGCCATTGATGAATACGTACAGTGCTACCAGACAGGGCAGAAAAGCCCCAAGGGCAGCCCGGAGCGGGAGCGCGGCAAGAACGCGGCAGAGATGCTGCTCATGACCTTTAAGCCGCTGATTTTGTCCACCATGCAGCGCACACCCGGCATCGCGCCCTCCTGCTATGAGGACGCCTGCCAGGACGGGTGCCTGGCCTTTTTGGAGGGGATCATGAAATTTGACCCCGGACATGGCGCTGCCTTTAACGCCTTTATCAAAAGCCATTTACAGCTCTATTACAGGAAATGGCAGTGCGGGCAATTTAACCGGTCCGTCACAGCAGAAACACAGCTGTCGGAACCCGAAAGCGGCTGTGAAGGGTTAAGCCTGGAGGAGGTAATTACCGACGAGACCGTGGATCTGGAAGGGCGCTATATCGAAAGCGAGAGCCGGCAGAGGCTTTGGCAAAGTGTGGAAGCGCTCTCGGCCAGGCAGGGCAGGGTGGTTTATCAACTCTTTCACGAGCGCAAAAGCCTGGTCCAGATCGCTGAGGAAATGGGCGTCACCCATAAAGCCGTTCGGAATTTGAGGGATAAAGGGCTGAAAAATTTAAAAAAATCCTTAAAGGGGGTCCCATTTTGA
- a CDS encoding dihydroxyacetone kinase subunit DhaK — protein MTMKKFLNQPENIVSELLEGLELANPDIIEVTGNNLVVNKKLKDADRVTVVTLGGAGHEPAIEGFVGEGMVDICVIGDIFAAPGYKACIEALKMADKGHGVLFVVLNHAGDMLTGNKTMKEAAKLGLNVKKVVTQEDIANAPRSNADDRRGLVGCVPVYKIAAAAAAEGKSLDEVAAIAQKFADNMATIAVAAKGATHPANGEVISTLGDDEMEVGMGQHGEGGGGRQPMKSADETAVIMADELIADLDLKAGEDVMVFINGSGSSTLMELLIVFRKVYKYLEEKDIHVKANWVGEILTVQETAGFQMFMARVDEEELKYWNAPCKTPYKVV, from the coding sequence ATGACAATGAAAAAATTCTTAAACCAGCCGGAAAACATCGTATCTGAATTACTGGAAGGCCTGGAACTGGCAAACCCAGATATTATCGAAGTAACAGGAAACAACCTGGTGGTTAACAAAAAATTAAAAGACGCAGACCGCGTAACCGTCGTAACCTTAGGCGGCGCCGGCCACGAACCAGCCATCGAAGGCTTTGTGGGCGAAGGCATGGTTGACATCTGCGTGATCGGGGATATTTTTGCAGCGCCTGGCTATAAGGCCTGTATCGAAGCCTTAAAAATGGCCGACAAGGGCCACGGCGTTTTATTCGTAGTTTTAAACCATGCGGGCGATATGCTCACAGGCAACAAAACCATGAAGGAAGCCGCAAAATTAGGCTTGAACGTTAAGAAAGTCGTTACCCAGGAAGATATTGCCAACGCACCGCGCTCCAACGCCGACGACCGCCGCGGTCTGGTAGGCTGCGTGCCCGTATACAAAATCGCAGCAGCTGCCGCAGCAGAAGGCAAATCCTTAGACGAAGTGGCTGCCATTGCCCAGAAATTCGCAGACAACATGGCCACCATTGCCGTAGCTGCCAAGGGCGCAACCCACCCGGCAAACGGCGAAGTCATCTCGACCTTAGGCGATGATGAAATGGAAGTGGGCATGGGCCAGCACGGTGAAGGCGGCGGCGGACGCCAACCAATGAAATCAGCCGACGAAACCGCTGTGATCATGGCCGACGAATTAATCGCAGACCTTGACCTCAAAGCCGGTGAAGACGTGATGGTATTCATCAACGGCAGTGGCTCCTCCACATTAATGGAGCTCCTCATTGTTTTCCGCAAGGTTTATAAATACCTGGAAGAAAAAGATATCCATGTGAAAGCAAACTGGGTTGGCGAAATCCTGACTGTACAGGAAACAGCAGGCTTCCAGATGTTCATGGCCCGCGTAGACGAAGAAGAGCTCAAATACTGGAATGCTCCATGCAAGACCCCATACAAGGTCGTTTAA
- a CDS encoding sugar-binding transcriptional regulator, protein MKEKELIRLISAAQMYYEENMTQAEIAKSMGISRPSVSNLLNKARKEGIVKIEIKSFDSTSIGKSRELCNRFGLKSCQVVSCTEDKNETQERLYEAAVDFLLEILPKTRILGLGWGYNISRVIDILAGRELAGQYSGKVCPLIGTATVPHKGYHPNELATDFARKTGFEADFLISPAFPTTKQERDLFVTTDNYNSILALWKKTDTALVTLGGYPCVPDHATALRFGRRLITERATSNILSYFFNWKGQQIKGEDDFAIQIPLGPLSKIKNFIGIVPVEANVGSAIGCLNTGFARHLIIDEVTAEKILKTDV, encoded by the coding sequence ATGAAAGAAAAGGAGCTGATCCGTCTTATTAGCGCGGCGCAGATGTATTATGAAGAGAACATGACTCAGGCAGAGATTGCAAAGTCGATGGGTATCTCGCGGCCTTCGGTCAGCAATCTGCTGAACAAAGCCCGCAAAGAAGGTATTGTTAAAATTGAGATCAAATCTTTTGACAGCACCAGCATTGGAAAAAGCCGGGAACTGTGTAACCGGTTTGGCTTAAAGAGCTGCCAGGTGGTCAGCTGCACAGAGGATAAGAACGAAACACAGGAGCGTCTTTATGAAGCCGCTGTGGATTTTCTTTTGGAAATCCTGCCTAAAACCCGAATCCTTGGCCTTGGCTGGGGTTATAATATCAGCCGTGTCATTGATATTTTAGCGGGCAGGGAGCTTGCTGGGCAGTACAGCGGGAAGGTCTGTCCGCTGATCGGGACGGCCACAGTGCCGCACAAGGGCTACCATCCCAATGAGCTGGCTACGGATTTTGCCCGAAAAACGGGATTTGAGGCGGATTTTTTGATCTCGCCGGCCTTTCCTACGACCAAGCAGGAACGGGATTTATTTGTGACGACAGATAATTATAACAGTATTCTGGCCCTGTGGAAAAAGACAGACACCGCACTGGTGACCCTTGGCGGCTACCCCTGTGTGCCGGACCACGCCACTGCCCTGCGCTTTGGGCGGCGGCTGATCACGGAGCGGGCGACCTCCAATATTCTGTCTTACTTTTTTAACTGGAAGGGACAGCAGATAAAAGGGGAGGATGATTTTGCCATACAGATTCCGCTGGGACCGCTTTCTAAAATTAAGAATTTTATTGGCATTGTGCCTGTGGAGGCTAATGTAGGATCGGCCATCGGCTGTCTGAACACCGGGTTCGCGCGCCACCTTATCATTGATGAGGTGACGGCTGAGAAGATTTTAAAAACGGACGTATAG